One window of Neptuniibacter halophilus genomic DNA carries:
- a CDS encoding polyamine ABC transporter substrate-binding protein, whose translation MSKTVPSRLKLSLSALALSVAAATQAQAQEVLNVYNWSDYIAEETIAKFEQETGIEVTYDVFDSNETLEAKLLAGNSGYDLVVPSSHFMQLQIKAGIFQPLDKSKLPNLTHLDSDLMKTLEKKDPGNKFGVPYLWGTTGIGYNPAMVAEVLGEDAPVDSWDLVFKPEYMEKLASCGVSFLDSADEMITFALHYNGQNPSSTDRKDFTPNSPAIKTLKSVRPYVKQFHSSQYVNDLANGDSCVAIGYSGDVFQAAARAEEADNGVEVLYSIPKEGTDIWFDMMVIPADAKNAENAHKFINFLLRPEIIAEITDYVWYANPNKDATDLIDQEIATDTAIYPTEEAKKNLFMADQTPPKITKLRSRQWSDIKTGR comes from the coding sequence ATGAGTAAAACTGTTCCATCCCGTTTAAAACTCAGCCTGTCAGCACTGGCTCTGAGCGTGGCAGCCGCCACTCAGGCCCAGGCGCAGGAGGTCTTGAACGTATACAACTGGTCCGACTACATTGCTGAAGAAACCATTGCCAAATTTGAGCAGGAAACCGGCATTGAGGTGACCTACGACGTTTTTGACAGCAATGAAACTCTGGAAGCCAAGCTACTGGCCGGCAACTCCGGTTATGACCTGGTCGTTCCAAGCTCCCACTTTATGCAGCTTCAGATCAAAGCGGGTATCTTCCAGCCACTGGACAAAAGCAAACTGCCGAACCTGACTCATCTGGATTCGGACCTGATGAAGACACTGGAAAAGAAAGACCCGGGTAACAAGTTCGGCGTACCTTACCTCTGGGGCACCACCGGTATCGGCTACAACCCTGCAATGGTTGCTGAAGTCCTGGGTGAAGACGCCCCTGTGGATAGCTGGGATCTGGTATTTAAGCCGGAATACATGGAAAAACTGGCAAGCTGTGGCGTCAGCTTCCTGGATTCTGCGGACGAGATGATCACCTTCGCCCTGCACTACAACGGTCAGAACCCAAGCAGTACCGATCGCAAGGATTTCACTCCGAACTCCCCGGCGATCAAAACCCTGAAATCCGTGCGTCCTTATGTGAAACAGTTCCACTCCTCCCAGTACGTAAACGATCTGGCGAACGGTGATAGCTGTGTAGCAATCGGCTACTCCGGTGACGTTTTCCAGGCCGCTGCCCGCGCTGAAGAAGCAGACAACGGTGTTGAAGTGCTGTACAGCATTCCTAAAGAAGGTACCGATATCTGGTTCGATATGATGGTGATTCCGGCAGATGCTAAAAATGCTGAGAACGCGCACAAGTTTATTAACTTCCTGCTGCGCCCGGAGATCATTGCAGAGATCACTGATTACGTCTGGTATGCCAACCCGAACAAGGACGCTACCGATCTGATCGATCAGGAGATCGCTACAGACACCGCGATCTACCCGACTGAAGAGGCGAAAAAGAACCTGTTCATGGCCGACCAGACACCGCCTAAGATCACTAAACTGCGCAGCCGCCAGTGGTCTGACATC